Proteins co-encoded in one Myxococcus xanthus genomic window:
- a CDS encoding pentapeptide repeat-containing protein: MRAELIERWKTADGQRRRSELLQMGLRGNWPEALSGFVATSELGDNPRDLRGIDLSGQDLASADLVRARLDGARLDGSGLEYAQLDLATLTGASLRFARLNHASLHACVARGTQWDDAQLEGTRLTASNLTGSSFRRARFRGAQLEQTILLNADLRNADLRDARLFLCDLEGALLTCVQWNPPRTYPVTSQHLAEIARRAGFPSFIEPFLLPGGIMDLLHMSNRQVLLHVEAAIEASTDVQSELRAILHEKNWRIVLMAAAGIVLAGADEATLAALWARLDEWSWVHPQLMVAAVLRDPSCDDRVRERLMHHELPRRNNIRESLEWAATVGRNVPGLREPHSGHPTCQAHRWLRQLQAFAPLKVQEQWLRGGSAKT; this comes from the coding sequence TTGCGCGCCGAACTCATCGAACGGTGGAAGACGGCCGACGGTCAGCGGCGGCGCTCGGAGCTCCTGCAAATGGGGCTGCGGGGCAACTGGCCCGAGGCCTTGAGCGGTTTCGTGGCAACCTCCGAGCTGGGTGACAACCCACGAGACCTCCGAGGCATCGACCTGTCAGGGCAGGACCTGGCATCCGCAGACTTGGTGCGCGCGCGGCTGGACGGGGCGAGGCTCGATGGCAGCGGGCTGGAGTACGCCCAGCTCGACCTGGCAACACTCACGGGCGCATCGCTCCGGTTCGCGCGGCTGAACCACGCGAGCCTCCACGCGTGTGTCGCGCGAGGTACCCAATGGGATGACGCTCAGCTGGAAGGCACCCGGCTCACGGCGTCCAACTTGACGGGGAGTTCCTTCCGCCGAGCCCGGTTTCGAGGTGCTCAGCTCGAACAGACCATCTTGCTGAACGCGGACCTTCGCAACGCGGACCTCCGTGACGCGAGGTTGTTCCTCTGCGACCTGGAAGGCGCACTCCTCACGTGCGTCCAATGGAATCCGCCACGAACGTATCCCGTCACGAGCCAACACCTGGCCGAGATTGCTCGTCGTGCCGGCTTCCCCTCATTCATCGAGCCGTTCCTGCTACCCGGCGGCATCATGGACCTTCTCCACATGTCGAACAGGCAGGTTCTGCTCCATGTGGAGGCCGCGATAGAGGCCAGCACGGACGTCCAGTCGGAGCTGCGCGCCATTCTGCACGAGAAGAACTGGCGCATCGTGCTGATGGCGGCTGCAGGCATCGTGCTAGCGGGAGCCGACGAGGCCACGCTGGCGGCACTCTGGGCGCGGCTCGATGAATGGAGCTGGGTCCACCCTCAGCTCATGGTGGCCGCGGTGCTCCGCGATCCATCCTGCGATGACCGGGTGCGCGAGCGACTCATGCATCATGAGTTGCCGCGACGGAACAACATCCGAGAGAGCCTGGAATGGGCGGCGACCGTTGGGCGCAACGTGCCCGGCTTACGCGAGCCTCACTCCGGGCACCCCACCTGCCAGGCCCACCGCTGGCTGAGGCAACTGCAAGCCTTCGCCCCCCTAAAGGTCCAGGAACAATGGTTACGCGGAGGCAGCGCCAAAACGTGA
- the hutU gene encoding urocanate hydratase, whose amino-acid sequence MSRVIRAPHGSTLSCKGWVQEAALRMLMNNLDPDVAERPEDLVVYGGTGKAARDWPSFDRIVSSLQNLGDDETLLVQSGKPVGIFRTHPDAPRVLIANSNLVGRWANWEHFHELEKKGLMMYGQMTAGSWIYIGTQGILQGTYETFAAAGRFHFGTDDLAGRLILSGGLGGMGGAQPLAATMNNAVFLGVEIDPTRARRRVETRYLDVVAKDLDEALALVKDAQEKRVGRSIAVIGNAASVFRELYRRGIKPDLVTDQTSAHDPLNGYIPTDLSLEAAAELRQRDPETYVRRARESMMMHVQAMNDFQKAGSHVFDYGNNLRGQAELGGMENAFEFPGFVPAYIRPLFCEGMGPFRWVALSGDPEDIRVTDRVVRELFPQKASLQRWLNMAEERVAFQGLPSRICWLGYGERAKAGLAFNELVRKGEVKAPIVIGRDHLDCGSVASPNRETEAMKDGTDAVADWPILNALVNAVNGASWVSFHHGGGVGMGYSLHAGQVIVADGTPEAARRIERVLTSDPGMGVLRHADAGYPEAIEVAKERGVKIPGITT is encoded by the coding sequence ATGTCCCGCGTCATCCGCGCCCCCCACGGTTCCACCCTGTCCTGCAAGGGCTGGGTCCAGGAGGCCGCGCTCCGGATGTTGATGAACAACCTCGACCCGGACGTCGCCGAGCGCCCCGAGGACCTCGTCGTCTACGGCGGCACCGGCAAGGCCGCCCGCGACTGGCCCTCCTTCGACCGCATCGTGTCGAGCCTCCAGAACCTGGGCGACGATGAGACCCTGCTCGTCCAGTCCGGCAAGCCCGTGGGCATCTTCCGCACGCACCCGGACGCGCCGCGCGTGCTCATCGCCAACTCCAACCTCGTGGGCCGCTGGGCCAACTGGGAGCATTTTCACGAGCTGGAGAAGAAGGGCCTGATGATGTACGGCCAGATGACCGCGGGCTCGTGGATCTACATCGGCACGCAGGGCATCCTCCAGGGCACCTACGAGACCTTCGCCGCCGCCGGCCGCTTCCACTTCGGCACCGACGACCTGGCGGGCCGCCTCATCCTCTCCGGCGGTCTGGGTGGCATGGGTGGCGCGCAGCCGCTGGCCGCCACCATGAACAACGCGGTGTTCCTCGGCGTGGAGATCGACCCCACGCGCGCTCGCCGCCGCGTGGAGACGCGCTACCTGGACGTCGTCGCCAAGGACCTGGATGAGGCGCTGGCCCTGGTGAAGGACGCCCAGGAGAAGCGCGTGGGCCGCTCCATCGCCGTCATCGGCAACGCGGCGTCGGTGTTCCGCGAGCTGTACCGCCGTGGCATCAAGCCGGACCTCGTCACGGACCAGACGAGCGCCCATGACCCGCTCAACGGCTACATCCCCACGGACCTGTCGCTGGAGGCCGCCGCCGAGCTGCGCCAGCGGGATCCGGAGACGTACGTCCGCCGCGCGCGCGAGTCGATGATGATGCACGTGCAGGCGATGAACGACTTCCAGAAGGCCGGCAGCCACGTCTTCGACTACGGCAACAACCTGCGCGGCCAGGCGGAGCTGGGCGGCATGGAGAACGCCTTCGAGTTCCCCGGCTTCGTCCCCGCCTACATCCGTCCCCTCTTCTGCGAGGGCATGGGGCCCTTCCGCTGGGTGGCGCTCTCGGGTGACCCGGAGGACATCCGCGTCACCGACCGCGTGGTGCGCGAGCTGTTCCCCCAGAAGGCCTCGCTCCAGCGCTGGCTGAACATGGCCGAGGAGCGCGTGGCGTTCCAGGGCCTGCCCTCGCGCATCTGCTGGCTGGGGTATGGCGAGCGCGCCAAGGCGGGCCTCGCGTTCAACGAGCTGGTGCGCAAGGGCGAGGTGAAGGCGCCCATCGTCATCGGCCGGGACCACCTGGACTGCGGCTCGGTGGCATCGCCCAACCGCGAGACGGAGGCGATGAAGGACGGCACGGACGCGGTGGCGGACTGGCCCATCCTCAACGCGCTGGTGAACGCGGTGAACGGCGCGTCGTGGGTGTCCTTCCACCACGGCGGCGGCGTGGGCATGGGCTACTCGCTGCACGCCGGTCAGGTCATCGTCGCGGACGGAACGCCGGAGGCCGCGCGCCGCATCGAGCGCGTGCTCACCAGCGACCCCGGCATGGGCGTGTTGCGCCACGCGGACGCGGGCTACCCGGAGGCCATCGAGGTGGCGAAAGAGCGCGGCGTGAAGATTCCCGGCATCACCACCTGA
- a CDS encoding BON domain-containing protein has protein sequence MNGRRDDDRRWGDREREQRPSRGWEDEHTQPRGTWARAPDRDEHGDERGSERRGDFERDDAGAEQRRGGPHRGHHRRGGWASEDDAFPRSFDSERHFRDAARDRDTRDYQQDVDFGRAARALDQGREYGRDFNLDRELDRRARHFDPEHIARRPGYSPSGTFREVAEDWRLEPPYLGVLEDVGTEGGRRGGREMPERREHGGRRHGHRGAEDVHERRRREAGGTDRGRPWRAAGHMAETDVRYGGTQPAGHGPGVENMAPPWDGYSTSPSRSDDHDLGQGGFSGGRYRSEGPVRTPPRGRAPRGYRRSSERILADLCDGLMQSWVDAEDVDIRVRDGVVLLAGVVRSQDERHATEALARDVLGVKEVINDIRIDREDGVVDRPASRSPVQTPGMDASDDDTLHS, from the coding sequence ATGAACGGCAGGCGCGATGACGACCGGCGATGGGGAGACAGGGAACGGGAGCAGCGGCCCTCGAGGGGCTGGGAGGACGAACACACCCAACCGAGGGGCACCTGGGCCCGCGCCCCGGACAGGGATGAGCACGGTGACGAGCGCGGGTCCGAACGCAGGGGCGACTTCGAGCGGGACGACGCCGGCGCCGAGCAACGTCGGGGCGGTCCGCACCGGGGCCACCACCGCCGAGGCGGTTGGGCCTCCGAGGATGATGCGTTTCCACGCTCCTTCGACAGCGAGCGGCACTTCCGGGACGCCGCGAGGGACCGGGACACACGCGATTACCAACAAGACGTGGACTTCGGACGCGCCGCGCGCGCCCTGGACCAGGGCCGGGAGTATGGCCGCGACTTCAACCTGGACCGGGAGCTGGACCGCCGCGCCCGGCACTTCGACCCGGAGCACATCGCCAGACGGCCCGGCTACAGCCCCAGCGGCACGTTCCGCGAAGTCGCGGAGGACTGGCGCCTGGAGCCTCCCTACCTCGGCGTCCTGGAGGACGTGGGGACGGAGGGAGGACGCCGGGGCGGCCGTGAGATGCCAGAGCGCCGGGAACACGGCGGGAGGCGCCATGGCCACCGAGGCGCCGAAGACGTCCACGAGCGCCGCCGACGGGAAGCGGGCGGCACGGACCGGGGCCGGCCCTGGCGCGCCGCCGGCCACATGGCCGAAACGGATGTCCGCTACGGGGGCACACAGCCTGCGGGCCATGGCCCCGGTGTGGAGAACATGGCGCCACCGTGGGATGGGTACTCCACCAGTCCGTCACGGTCGGACGACCACGACCTGGGGCAAGGCGGCTTCTCGGGTGGGCGCTACCGGTCCGAAGGCCCTGTGCGGACGCCACCCCGGGGACGCGCGCCGCGAGGCTACCGGCGCTCCAGTGAGCGAATCCTGGCGGACCTCTGCGACGGGCTGATGCAGAGCTGGGTGGACGCCGAGGACGTGGACATCCGCGTGCGGGACGGCGTGGTGCTGCTGGCCGGCGTGGTGCGCAGCCAGGATGAACGGCACGCGACGGAAGCGCTCGCCCGGGACGTGCTGGGAGTGAAGGAGGTCATCAACGACATTCGCATCGACCGCGAGGACGGCGTCGTGGACCGGCCCGCGTCACGCAGCCCCGTCCAGACTCCGGGCATGGACGCCTCCGACGACGACACGCTGCATTCGTGA
- the tsaE gene encoding tRNA (adenosine(37)-N6)-threonylcarbamoyltransferase complex ATPase subunit type 1 TsaE: protein MSTEASAARVRTVRLESPEETHRLGVRLGELLEPGDFVGLIGDLGAGKTHLVRGVADGANVPRSEVASPTFAIVYPYSGRIPLYHADLYRLTDYDDLYATGFLDLEGTESAMLVEWLDKIPQAAPRDYLRVTLKHAGGEARVLMAEAFGVRPAALLDAWMG from the coding sequence ATGAGCACGGAAGCGTCGGCTGCGCGTGTGCGGACGGTACGGCTGGAGTCTCCCGAAGAGACACACCGGCTGGGGGTGCGCCTGGGGGAGTTGCTGGAGCCCGGTGACTTCGTGGGGCTGATTGGCGACCTGGGCGCGGGAAAGACGCACCTGGTGCGCGGAGTGGCGGACGGGGCGAACGTTCCTCGCTCCGAGGTGGCGAGCCCCACGTTCGCGATTGTGTATCCGTATTCGGGACGCATCCCGCTGTACCACGCGGACCTGTACCGGCTGACGGACTACGACGACCTGTACGCCACGGGCTTCCTGGACCTGGAAGGCACCGAGAGCGCGATGCTGGTGGAGTGGTTGGACAAGATTCCGCAGGCCGCGCCGCGCGACTACCTGCGCGTCACGCTGAAGCACGCGGGCGGCGAGGCACGCGTGCTGATGGCGGAGGCGTTTGGTGTACGGCCCGCGGCGTTGCTCGATGCGTGGATGGGCTGA
- a CDS encoding class II glutamine amidotransferase translates to MCRLFGFRSAIPAAVHPSLVTEKNSLLIQSREHKDGWGIAAYGAEQAPVVAHGVGPAHSDPDFERVSSRVSSHTVVAHIRLASVGAVELRNSHPFLHGRWSFVHNGTLREFAQHRAAVEALICPSLRTNIRGTTDSERCFYLFLTRLHARHPIDRKVPVEAVARALAETMSLVAAITDAVGQDGRSAMNFLVSDGELMVASRRNRTLFVSTGPSRDDVSTLPAPGTKLEQLVVASESLCGGPYWAPVAEEDVIGVDANLVFHHWRVPELAGPDLFPA, encoded by the coding sequence ATGTGCCGACTATTTGGATTTCGTTCAGCGATTCCCGCCGCCGTACACCCCTCGCTGGTGACGGAGAAGAACTCGCTCCTCATCCAGTCGCGCGAGCACAAGGATGGATGGGGCATCGCGGCCTACGGCGCCGAGCAGGCGCCGGTGGTGGCGCACGGTGTGGGACCCGCGCACAGCGACCCGGACTTCGAGCGGGTGAGCAGCCGGGTGTCCTCCCACACGGTGGTGGCGCACATCCGCCTGGCCTCGGTGGGCGCGGTGGAGCTGCGCAACTCGCACCCCTTCCTGCATGGCCGCTGGTCGTTCGTGCATAACGGTACGCTGCGGGAGTTCGCGCAGCACCGGGCTGCCGTGGAAGCGCTCATCTGCCCGAGCCTGCGGACGAACATCAGGGGCACCACGGACAGCGAGCGGTGCTTCTACCTGTTCCTCACCCGCTTGCATGCCCGTCATCCGATTGACCGGAAGGTCCCCGTGGAGGCCGTGGCGCGCGCGCTGGCGGAGACGATGTCGTTGGTGGCCGCCATCACGGATGCCGTGGGACAGGATGGCCGCTCGGCAATGAACTTCCTCGTGTCCGACGGCGAGTTGATGGTGGCCTCGCGGCGCAACCGAACGCTGTTCGTGTCCACGGGCCCGTCGCGCGACGACGTGTCGACGCTGCCAGCGCCAGGGACGAAGCTGGAGCAGCTCGTCGTGGCCAGTGAGTCGCTGTGTGGCGGTCCGTACTGGGCACCGGTGGCCGAAGAGGACGTCATCGGCGTGGACGCGAACCTCGTGTTCCACCACTGGCGCGTGCCGGAGCTCGCGGGCCCGGACCTCTTCCCCGCGTGA
- a CDS encoding FdhF/YdeP family oxidoreductase: MDDGSRNAQGPGARASSALTKATPCAQPPEEARGPSVGPIATVAGGLPAVISAMRHVYGEMDVVRGTKLLLKVNQKEGFDCPGCAWPDPGHRSMAEFCENGAKAVAEEAMSARATPEFFRRWSVADLALQTDHWLGKQGRLTHPMVLREGATHYEPLSWDEAFALVAEELNALDTPDAASFYTSGRTSNEAAFLYQLFVRQFGTNNLPDCSNMCHESSGSALNETVGIGKGTVTLEDFDQADAIFVIGQNPGTNHPRMLSSLEAAARRGCQIVSINPLPETGLNRFKHPQDVLHLIGPGTALNSLFVQVRINGDAALLQGIAKALFEMEDANPGSVVAKGFIDDKTLGFEAYAAHMRAVKWEDVEEGSGVPRAQVLAAAEILARSERTIFCWAMGLTQHRNGVACIQEIVNLTLLRGAIGKPGAGLCPVRGHSNVQGDRTMGIWEKPPEALLTALSREFGFEPPRHHGMDVVDTLHAMHDGRVKVFFALGGNFLSATPDTEFTAEALRRTRLTVHVSTKLNRSHLVHGRRALILPCLGRTERDVQAGGAQFVTVENSMGVVSSSRGSVAPASEHLLSEPVIVARLATAVLGARSRVPWLSLVEDYDRIREQISRVIPGFDDFNRRVREPGGFALPNGPREGRFTTKSGKAHFTVHALQPIALEPGQLLMMTIRTHDQFNTTVYGLDDRYRGIRNGRRVVLLHPADMKAQGLAADQLVDLRSHFEGETRLARGFRVVPYNIPRRCAATYFPEANVLVPVNSFAEKSRTPTSKSVVISITPAGEARALPAGAVA, encoded by the coding sequence ATGGACGACGGGAGCCGGAACGCACAGGGGCCTGGCGCGCGAGCGTCGTCCGCGCTCACGAAGGCAACGCCCTGCGCCCAGCCTCCCGAGGAGGCCCGTGGCCCCTCCGTGGGGCCCATCGCGACGGTGGCGGGCGGCCTCCCCGCCGTCATCTCCGCCATGCGGCACGTCTACGGTGAAATGGACGTGGTGCGCGGGACGAAGCTGCTGCTCAAGGTGAACCAGAAGGAGGGCTTCGACTGCCCCGGCTGCGCGTGGCCCGACCCGGGACACCGCTCCATGGCGGAGTTCTGTGAGAACGGCGCCAAGGCGGTGGCGGAAGAGGCCATGTCCGCGCGGGCGACGCCGGAGTTCTTCCGTCGATGGAGCGTGGCGGACCTCGCCCTCCAGACGGACCATTGGCTGGGCAAGCAGGGCCGGCTGACGCACCCGATGGTGCTTCGCGAAGGCGCCACGCACTACGAGCCCCTGTCCTGGGACGAAGCCTTCGCGCTGGTGGCCGAGGAACTGAACGCGCTCGACACGCCAGACGCCGCGAGTTTCTACACCTCCGGGCGTACGAGCAACGAGGCGGCGTTCCTCTACCAGCTCTTCGTGCGGCAGTTCGGCACCAACAACCTGCCGGACTGCTCGAACATGTGTCACGAGTCGAGCGGCTCCGCGCTCAATGAGACGGTGGGCATCGGCAAGGGCACTGTCACGCTGGAGGACTTCGACCAGGCGGATGCCATCTTCGTCATCGGGCAGAACCCGGGGACGAACCATCCGCGCATGTTGTCGTCGCTCGAGGCCGCCGCGCGACGGGGCTGCCAGATTGTCAGCATCAACCCGCTGCCGGAGACGGGGCTCAACCGCTTCAAGCACCCGCAGGACGTGCTGCACCTCATCGGGCCCGGAACGGCGCTCAACTCCCTGTTCGTTCAGGTCCGCATCAACGGCGACGCCGCGCTGCTGCAGGGCATCGCCAAGGCGCTGTTCGAGATGGAGGACGCGAACCCTGGCTCGGTGGTGGCCAAGGGCTTCATCGACGACAAGACGCTCGGCTTCGAGGCCTACGCGGCCCACATGCGCGCGGTGAAGTGGGAGGACGTGGAGGAGGGGAGTGGGGTGCCGCGCGCGCAGGTGCTCGCGGCGGCGGAAATCCTCGCGCGCTCCGAGCGCACCATCTTCTGCTGGGCCATGGGGCTGACGCAGCACCGCAACGGCGTGGCGTGCATTCAGGAAATCGTCAACCTGACGCTGCTGCGCGGCGCTATCGGCAAGCCGGGCGCGGGCCTGTGCCCGGTGCGCGGTCACAGCAACGTGCAGGGCGACCGCACGATGGGCATCTGGGAGAAGCCGCCCGAGGCCCTGTTGACGGCGCTGTCCCGGGAGTTCGGGTTCGAGCCGCCGCGGCACCACGGCATGGACGTGGTGGACACGCTGCACGCCATGCACGACGGCCGGGTGAAGGTGTTCTTCGCGCTCGGTGGCAACTTCCTCTCCGCCACGCCGGACACGGAGTTCACCGCCGAGGCCCTGCGCCGCACGCGCCTCACCGTCCACGTGTCCACCAAGCTCAACCGCTCGCACCTGGTCCACGGACGGCGGGCGCTCATCCTGCCGTGTCTGGGCCGCACCGAGCGCGACGTGCAGGCCGGCGGGGCCCAGTTCGTCACCGTGGAGAACTCCATGGGCGTGGTGTCGTCTTCGCGGGGCTCGGTGGCGCCCGCGTCGGAGCACCTGCTCAGCGAACCCGTCATCGTCGCCCGGCTGGCGACGGCGGTGCTGGGGGCGCGCTCTCGCGTGCCCTGGCTGTCGCTGGTGGAGGACTACGACCGCATCCGTGAGCAGATTTCGCGCGTCATCCCCGGCTTCGATGACTTCAATCGCCGCGTGCGGGAGCCGGGCGGCTTCGCGCTGCCGAATGGTCCGCGTGAGGGACGCTTCACCACGAAGAGTGGCAAGGCTCACTTCACGGTGCATGCGCTACAGCCCATTGCCCTGGAGCCGGGACAGCTCCTGATGATGACGATTCGCACGCATGACCAGTTCAACACGACGGTGTACGGGCTGGATGACCGCTACCGCGGCATCCGCAATGGCCGCCGGGTGGTGTTGCTGCATCCCGCCGACATGAAGGCGCAGGGGCTGGCGGCTGACCAGCTTGTCGACCTGCGGAGCCACTTCGAAGGCGAGACGCGGCTGGCGCGTGGCTTCCGCGTGGTGCCGTACAACATCCCGCGCAGGTGCGCGGCCACCTACTTCCCCGAGGCCAACGTCCTCGTCCCCGTGAACAGCTTCGCGGAGAAGAGCCGCACGCCCACGTCGAAGTCGGTGGTCATCAGCATCACCCCGGCCGGAGAAGCGCGGGCCCTGCCCGCTGGCGCGGTGGCATGA
- the hutI gene encoding imidazolonepropionase encodes MDVLDLLVRNTSEVLTVEGSHRERAEDALTPRPGAVVGVREGRIAYVGPEAGLPTGAVGPGTEVVDAQGGFVGPGFVDPHTHLVFAGERSAEFDLRNQGATYLEIAKAGGGIASTVQATRAASEEELVRLALPRTKRLLEQGVTTAEVKSGYGLDLATELKMLRAVRRLGTLTPLELVPTLLCAHAVPEEYRGKREDYVRLCIEEILPAVAREGLARFCDVFVEDSAFTVDEARRILSAGRALGMVPRLHADQLTVCGASELAAELGAATADHLEQVTDAGLKALADANVTAVLVPTSTLFLRMRPYAPGRRIRDAGLNVALGTNVNPGSAMSENTALALGLACLENGLTAAEAYWGATRGAAMSLGLQQHGRLTVGDAGDLVVFSCASYRHLPYHLGVAHARVVVKAGRIAVRQQMEGCA; translated from the coding sequence ATGGACGTGCTGGACCTGCTGGTGCGCAACACCTCCGAAGTGCTGACGGTGGAAGGCTCGCACCGCGAGCGCGCGGAGGACGCCCTCACCCCACGACCAGGTGCGGTTGTGGGTGTCCGTGAAGGACGCATCGCCTACGTGGGCCCCGAGGCCGGTCTCCCCACGGGCGCGGTGGGCCCTGGCACCGAGGTGGTGGACGCCCAGGGTGGCTTCGTGGGCCCCGGCTTCGTGGACCCCCACACGCACCTCGTCTTCGCCGGTGAGCGCTCCGCGGAGTTCGACCTGCGCAACCAGGGCGCCACCTACCTGGAGATTGCCAAGGCGGGCGGTGGCATCGCCAGCACGGTGCAGGCAACGCGGGCCGCGAGCGAGGAGGAGCTGGTGCGGCTCGCCCTCCCCCGCACGAAGCGCCTGTTGGAGCAGGGCGTCACAACGGCGGAGGTGAAGAGCGGCTACGGGCTCGACCTGGCGACGGAGCTGAAGATGCTGCGCGCGGTGCGGCGGCTCGGAACGCTGACGCCGCTGGAGCTGGTCCCCACACTGCTGTGCGCGCACGCCGTGCCGGAGGAGTACCGCGGCAAGCGCGAGGACTACGTGCGGCTGTGCATCGAGGAGATTCTTCCCGCCGTCGCGCGCGAGGGGCTGGCGCGCTTCTGTGACGTTTTCGTGGAAGACAGCGCCTTCACCGTGGACGAGGCGCGCCGCATCTTGAGCGCGGGCCGGGCACTGGGAATGGTGCCGCGGCTGCATGCAGACCAACTCACCGTGTGTGGTGCCTCCGAGCTCGCCGCGGAGCTGGGGGCCGCCACGGCGGACCACCTGGAGCAGGTGACGGACGCGGGACTCAAGGCGCTGGCGGACGCCAACGTCACGGCGGTGCTCGTTCCCACCTCCACGCTGTTCCTGCGCATGCGGCCCTACGCGCCTGGACGCCGCATCCGCGATGCGGGGCTCAACGTCGCTTTGGGCACCAACGTCAACCCCGGTTCCGCCATGAGTGAAAACACAGCACTGGCGCTGGGACTTGCGTGTCTGGAAAACGGGCTTACTGCGGCAGAGGCGTATTGGGGAGCCACCCGTGGCGCGGCGATGTCCTTGGGGCTGCAACAGCACGGAAGGCTGACCGTGGGTGACGCGGGCGACCTGGTGGTCTTCAGCTGTGCTTCGTACCGCCACCTGCCCTACCATCTAGGGGTAGCGCACGCGCGAGTGGTCGTGAAGGCCGGACGCATCGCTGTCCGGCAGCAGATGGAAGGCTGCGCGTGA
- a CDS encoding bifunctional ADP-dependent NAD(P)H-hydrate dehydratase/NAD(P)H-hydrate epimerase: protein MLRVLTAAQMRQAEQAAEARHGMPSALLMENAGRGLAEVARGLIGSGGRFVVVCGPGNNGGDGLVAARFLREGGACVSVVMVGDAAKLTPEARRNVEAVKGFGVTPRTLEAVEPARRGDVVVDALFGTGLSRAPAGAFADAVSAIRGWRAAGAKVVAADVPSGLQSDTGAPFSPCVEADATVAFGFLKPGQVLEPGASLCGRVHRVDIGMGGESSKEVSGPEFFVVEESDARRTLPVRKADSHKGTFGHVLVVAGSRGKTGAAALVAKAALRSGAGLVTVAARADALDTIQAHSAEIMGIPLEASGPLGMGDLDALVAAAEGKDALVIGPGIPRGPETGALIGELLSRVEAPAVLDADALNAVATDLSVLRRAKGPVVMTPHPGEMARLTGKSTKEVQAHRLDVARQFSVGLKVTLVLKGDRTLTSDADGRVYLNTTGNPGMATGGSGDVLSGICGAFLAQSLPVPSAVWTAVYAHGLAGDLAAAKRGQLGLVAGDIVEQGLCEVWLRWER, encoded by the coding sequence ATGTTGCGCGTCCTCACCGCCGCCCAGATGCGTCAGGCCGAGCAGGCCGCCGAAGCCCGCCACGGCATGCCCTCCGCGTTGCTGATGGAGAATGCCGGGCGGGGGCTCGCGGAGGTGGCTCGGGGGCTCATCGGCTCGGGTGGGCGCTTCGTGGTGGTGTGTGGACCGGGCAACAATGGAGGGGACGGGCTGGTGGCCGCGCGCTTCCTCCGGGAGGGCGGCGCCTGCGTGTCGGTGGTGATGGTGGGCGACGCCGCGAAGCTGACGCCCGAGGCGCGCCGGAACGTGGAGGCGGTGAAGGGCTTCGGTGTGACGCCGCGCACGCTGGAGGCCGTGGAGCCGGCCAGGCGCGGTGACGTGGTGGTGGACGCGCTCTTTGGCACGGGCTTGAGTCGTGCGCCCGCGGGGGCCTTCGCGGACGCCGTGTCGGCGATTCGCGGCTGGCGGGCAGCAGGGGCCAAGGTCGTGGCGGCGGATGTGCCGTCCGGGCTTCAGAGCGACACGGGAGCGCCGTTCTCGCCGTGTGTGGAGGCGGATGCCACCGTGGCGTTCGGCTTCCTCAAGCCGGGGCAGGTGCTGGAGCCGGGGGCCTCGCTGTGTGGCCGCGTGCACCGGGTGGACATCGGCATGGGGGGCGAGTCCTCGAAGGAGGTCTCCGGTCCCGAGTTCTTCGTGGTGGAGGAGTCGGACGCGCGCCGCACATTGCCAGTGCGGAAGGCGGACTCTCATAAGGGGACCTTTGGCCACGTGCTGGTGGTGGCGGGCAGCCGGGGAAAGACGGGGGCCGCGGCGCTGGTGGCGAAGGCGGCGCTGCGCTCTGGGGCGGGGCTCGTGACAGTGGCCGCTCGCGCGGATGCGCTGGACACCATCCAGGCGCATTCAGCGGAAATCATGGGCATCCCGCTGGAGGCTTCCGGGCCGTTGGGCATGGGTGACCTGGACGCGCTGGTGGCGGCGGCGGAAGGGAAGGATGCGCTCGTCATCGGGCCGGGGATTCCTCGGGGCCCGGAGACGGGGGCGCTGATTGGCGAGCTGTTGTCGCGCGTGGAGGCGCCCGCGGTGCTGGACGCGGACGCGCTCAATGCGGTGGCCACGGACTTGTCGGTGCTGCGCCGGGCGAAGGGGCCGGTGGTGATGACGCCGCACCCGGGAGAGATGGCCCGGCTGACGGGCAAGTCCACGAAGGAAGTCCAAGCACACCGGCTGGACGTGGCGCGGCAGTTCTCCGTGGGTTTGAAGGTGACGCTCGTGCTGAAGGGAGACCGGACGCTGACGAGTGACGCGGACGGGCGCGTGTACCTCAACACCACGGGCAACCCGGGCATGGCGACGGGGGGCTCGGGGGATGTCCTGTCCGGGATTTGTGGCGCGTTCCTGGCTCAGTCGCTTCCGGTTCCCTCGGCCGTCTGGACGGCGGTGTACGCGCACGGGCTCGCTGGGGACCTGGCGGCGGCGAAGCGCGGGCAACTGGGATTGGTTGCAGGGGACATCGTGGAGCAGGGGCTGTGCGAGGTGTGGCTGCGGTGGGAACGATGA